Proteins encoded in a region of the Xiphophorus couchianus chromosome 11, X_couchianus-1.0, whole genome shotgun sequence genome:
- the zfpl1 gene encoding zinc finger protein-like 1 — translation MGLCKCPKRKVTNLFCFEHRVNVCEHCLVSNHNKCIVQSYLQWLQDSDYNPNCALCNNLLTTHDTVRLICYDVFHWACLNNLASRLPLHTAPAGYQCPSCQGPVFPPSNLASPVADVLREQLSSVNWARAGLGLPLIEESVGILEETTADVSDYTDWSTFDGQEKSGVYSSHSYNTSLSPPAASPPTQENVGGLHKNGDPNMPEHSVVNFPAASTSDTITIHTASSPRKVYDTRDVHGSVTQIDFDDDKYRRRPALSWFARILKNRTGGKKTALSWKQRVFMLLLVGVLGFFTLIIIMAKLGRASAGSDPNLDPLLNPNIRVGKN, via the exons ATGGGTCTGTGCAAGTGTCCGAAGAGGAAGGTGACCAACCTGTTCTGCTTCGAGCATCGTGTGAACGTGTGTGAACATTGCCTGGTTTCCAACCACAACAAG TGCATCGTCCAGTCTTATCTGCAGTGGCTTCAGGACAGCGATTACAACCCAAACTGTGCTCTGTGCAATAATCTGCTGACCACACACGACACAGTCAGACTGATCTGCTATG ATGTTTTCCACTGGGCGTGTCTGAATAACTTGGCGTCTCGGCTGCCGCTCCACACGGCCCCAGCGGGGTACCAGTGCCCCTCCTGTCAGGGCCCAGTGTTCCCACCCTCTAATCTGGCCAGCCCAGTGGCTGATGTGCTGAGAGAGCAGCTCTCATCTGTGAACTGGGCTCGAGCTGGTTTAGGGTTGCCATTG ATTGAAGAGTCCGTTGGGATTCTTGAAGAAACAACAGCCGATGTTTCTGACTACACAGACTGGTCAACATTTGATG gaCAAGAAAAAAGTGGCGTTTATTCCAGTCACTCCTATAACACTAGCCTCAGCCCGCCTGCTGCCTCACCTCCGACACAAGAAAATGTTGGCGGACTTCATAAAAATGGGGATCCAAATATGCCGGAGCATTCTGTGGTCAACTTTCCTGCTGCTTCCACCAGTGACACTATCACAATACACACAG CGTCCTCGCCGAGAAAGGTCTACGACACACGGGACGTTCACGGCTCTGTCACACAGATCGACTTTGACGACGACAAGTACCGGCGGCGACCGGCGCTCAGCTGGTTCGCACGAATTTTAAA AAATCGTACCGGAGGAAAGAAGACAGCTCTGTCCTGGAAGCAGCGTGTCTTCATGCTCCTTTTGGTGGGAGTCCTGGGATTCTTCACGCTGATCATCATCATGGCGAAACTCGGACGCGCCTCGGCCGGCTCAGACCCAAACCTAGATCCTCTTCTTAACCCCAACATCCGTGTGGGGAAAAACTGA
- the flrt1a gene encoding leucine-rich repeat transmembrane protein FLRT1: MFLIMAAVCMAKLGAQLFVLFLCLTIHAGMLQFAAASIQGYFGDIDMTCPSVCRCDEDFIYCNDRGLSSIPSLPPSASVLYLQNNHINNPGLPTSLERHLSVRVVYLYDNELDEFPMHLPPSVRELHLQDNNIRTIPRTTLGRMPLLEKLHLDDNSISTVSIEDQAFADNPRLRLLFLSRNHLSSIPSGLPASLEELRLDDNRISTIPTHAFRGLNSLRCLVLDGNLLANQRIADDTFSRLSNLTELSLVRNSLQTPPVNLPSAHLQRLSLQDNALTHMPRGSLDGMHRLQRLDLSGNNLTTLPRGLFKDLDSLGQLLVRGNPWHCGCNLRWLYDWLRARGNTITVRGLTCHGPDRVRDLALIDLGSEMEECEVVRLTGTKDKGAVGGVESSTTNAPPQGSLFTLRSKRPGFGFPDSGLDYTLSSSGVGKSLALNVKPLSHNSIRVTWSAAQPSSSFRLSWLRQGTGNAMESITETLVRGDRQEYLLTSLQPRSSYIICMVPLAVSSESKATVSGDADSDEALVCAKAETSDPSTSEEEEDEDSHHITSLPLAGIIGGATATVSLALIFGIFCWYGHRTGHLCSRDHYTRSSSRKSKTYDDYIESGTKKDNTILEIRGPGFQMTPMPACPPMQPKPLREDYIIHTIFPSNGTGLYKGSNHVSNAGHGTNRGYREGGIPDIDYCYT; this comes from the coding sequence ATGTTCCTAATAATGGCAGCTGTTTGCATGGCCAAACTGGGTGCCCAGCTCTTTGTGCTGTTCCTTTGCCTGACTATACATGCCGGCATGCTTCAGTTTGCTGCTGCTTCTATACAAGGATACTTTGGGGACATAGATATGACGTGCCCATCTGTATGCAGGTGCGATGAGGACTTTATCTATTGTAATGATCGTGGCCTGAGCTCCATCCCATCACTGCCTCCTTCTGCATCTGTCCTCTACCTTCAGAACAATCACATAAACAACCCAGGCCTCCCCACCTCCTTGGAGCGTCATCTGTCTGTACGCGTTGTATACCTCTATGATAATGAGCTGGATGAATTTCCCATGCACCTTCCTCCGTCTGTGCGAGAGCTGCATTTGCAGGACAACAATATACGCACCATCCCTCGCACCACGCTGGGTCGAATGCCCTTGTTAGAAAAACTTCACTTGGATGACAACTCCATCTCCACTGTGTCCATTGAAGATCAGGCCTTCGCCGACAACCCGCGGTTACgcttgctttttctttcacGCAACCATCTGTCTAGTATTCCCTCGGGACTGCCAGCTTCTTTGGAGGAACTGCGTCTGGATGACAACCGGATCTCTACTATCCCAACTCATGCTTTCCGAGGCCTCAATTCATTAAGGTGTCTTGTTTTGGATGGGAACCTTTTGGCAAACCAACGCATTGCAGATGACACATTCTCCCGTCTCTCTAACTTGACAGAACTGTCCCTTGTTCGCAATTCCCTTCAAACCCCACCTGTCAATCTGCCCAGTGCTCATCTACAGCGACTGTCTCTACAAGACAATGCCCTGACTCACATGCCACGTGGTTCCTTGGACGGCATGCACAGGTTGCAGAGATTGGACTTATCAGGAAATAACCTAACTACGTTACCAAGGGGGCTGTTCAAAGACCTTGACAGTCTTGGCCAGCTGCTGGTGCGTGGGAATCCGTGGCACTGTGGCTGCAACCTTCGATGGCTTTATGACTGGTTGCGTGCCCGTGGCAACACCATCACCGTCAGGGGTCTCACTTGCCATGGGCCGGACAGGGTGCGAGATCTGGCTTTGATTGACCTGGGCAGTGAAATGGAGGAATGTGAAGTAGTGAGACTGACAGGGACTAAAGACAAAGGGGCTGTTGGTGGGGTTGAGAGCTCCACTACCAATGCACCTCCACAGGGTTCCCTCTTTACTCTGCGCTCAAAGAGGCCTGGCTTCGGGTTTCCCGACTCTGGCTTAGACTACACTCTTAGCAGCAGTGGTGTGGGGAAGAGCTTGGCGCTAAATGTAAAACCTCTATCTCACAACAGTATTCGTGTTACCTGGAGTGCAGCTCAGCCAAGCTCCTCTTTTAGGTTAAGCTGGCTCCGACAAGGTACTGGGAATGCCATGGAATCGATCACAGAGACGCTTGTGCGGGGTGATCGCCAAGAGTATCTGCTAACGTCCCTTCAGCCACGCTCTAGCTATATCATTTGCATGGTGCCACTGGCTGTCAGTTCAGAAAGCAAAGCCACAGTTTCTGGAGATGCTGACTCTGATGAAGCCTTAGTTTGTGCAAAAGCAGAAACGTCAGACCCTAGCACATcggaagaggaagaggatgaggatTCACATCACATTACATCACTGCCCCTAGCAGGGATTATTGGTGGAGCTACCGCCACTGTATCTTTGGCTCTAATCTTTGGCATCTTTTGTTGGTACGGGCATAGAACTGGGCATTTATGTTCCCGTGACCACTACACTCGCAGTAGCTCGAGAAAAAGCAAAACCTATGATGATTACATTGAATCTGGCACGAAGAAGGATAACACGATCCTGGAGATTCGCGGCCCAGGTTTCCAGATGACACCAATGCCAGCTTGTCCGCCGATGCAACCGAAACCCCTTCGAGAGGATTACATCATTCACACCATATTCCCCTCCAATGGCACTGGCTTATACAAAGGGTCCAACCATGTTTCTAATGCTGGGCATGGCACCAACCGTGGCTATAGAGAAGGAGGAATCCCAGATATAGACTACTGCTACACATGA